CCAGTAAAAAAACGCCTGCTTTAATATAAATTCTGCTCCCGGTCTCTGAGGATATCTGTTCTGCATCAAAAATTTTTTATGCAAAAGTAATCATCAATAAGTATTTTTGCCGAATGTTTTCAATGAATCATCAAAAATTTATGAAAATGGACGAACTTTCCCTACAGAAGGTTCCTTACTTTTTCATGATCGACTTCCTTTCGGAAAATATAGAGATATATACAGAGTCTGAAATAGAAAAGCCAGGCTTACTAATTGATTTTCAAACATTTTCAAACACAAAAAGGAAACCTAAACTTAACAAAAATATTGAATGGAAATCCTTTCCCGAAACATTAGAAAGTTTTAAAATAGGATTTGATAAAGTTCAGAAAAATATACGCCTTGGAAACTCTTACCTTGTAAATTATACTAGAAAAACTGAAATTCAAACGAATTTAAGCCTTGAAGAAATTTTTTATCATTCAAATGCGAAATACAAAGTTTTTTATAAAGATTTTTTTGTATTTTTTTCTCCTGAAACTTTTGTAAAAATTATAGACGGCAAAATTCTGACCTACCCGATGAAAGGTACTATTGACGCATCAATAGATAATGCCGCTGAAGTATTGAAGAACGATAAAAAGGAAAAAGCAGAGCACTATACGGTAGTGGATCTCCTCAGAAATGACCTCAGCATGGTAGCAGATGATGTAAAAGTGGATCAGTTCCAGCATATCGACCTCATCAAAACCTGGCAGAAAGACCTGTACGCCATGAGCTCTGAAATATCAGGAACAATAAAACCTGAATTTGAAGGAAAAACAGGAAGTATGATGAAAAAATTGCTTCCCGCAGGTTCCATACTGGGTGCGCCCAAGCCAAAAACGCTGGAAATTATTCTGGACGCTGAAGGTTATGACAGAGGATATTATACAGGAGTCTGCGGCTGGTTCGATGGTAAAAACCTTGACAGCTGCGTTATGATCCGTTTTATTGAGAAAGAAGAAGATCGTCTGTATTTCAAAAGCGGAGGCGGCATCACCCATATGAGCAGATTAGAAGACGAGTATCAGGAAATGAAAAACAAAATCTATGTCCCAATTCATTGAAAGCATTAAAGTAGAAGATCAGGAAATCTTTTTACTGGAATTACATCAGAAACGTGTTAACCAGACCTTCACTCATTTCGGGAAAGAAGGCTCTATTGATCTGGCCAAAATCTTTAAAAACCTTCAGCATGATGAAGACGGACTTTTCAAGCTCCGGATTTCTTATGATCTGGATAAAAGGGTCAGAACACAGATGATTCCTTATGCTATTCCTGAGATCCATGATTTTCAACTGGTTGAAAATAACAGCTTTGACTATTCCTTCAAATTTGAAGACCGGAAAGAATTAGATAAAATGAAAATGAAGTCTAAGGCAGAGGAAATCATTATTGTTAAAAACAACCATATTACTGATACTTCCTTCTCCAATATTCTCTTTCTTAAAGGTAAAGACTGGTTTACACCATCCTCATACCTTCTGAACGGAGTACAGAGACAAAATCTTCTGAAGCAGAAAAAAATAAAGGAAACAGAAATCACCCTGCAGAATATCAAGCAGTTTTCCCATTTTCAGCTGATCAACGCCATGAATGACTTTGATGATATGTTTATTTATCCGATAAGCAGAATTACCAACCTGCCTGGAAATGAAGAATATCTGGACCTTTAATTTCCTTTCATAAACTCGAAATACGCTTTCTGAACATCTGCACTGTTCTTTCCATAGGTATTTACTTCGAGGATTTTCGGTTGCGTATCAGGCTTGAAGAAATTCTCAAGAACCCTGTCGAGTGTAGGTTCATCCTCTACTTTAATATAGGAGAAACCGAAATGCTTCGCCAGATGTTCTGCATGCTTCCGGTGCTTTGTGGCAATAAACTCATCTAAAGTATTGGGATTGGCATTGCCCGGTCCCGGAATGATCTTAAAGATATTTCCTTCCCCGTTATTGAAAATAATAATTCTCACAAACGGTGGAATGTATTGATTCCACAACCCATTGATGTCATAGAAAAAGCTAAGATCGCCTGTAATTAAAAGGGTTGGATTAGCATTTTTAATGGCAAATCCCATTGCTGTAGACGTACATCCATCAATACCGCTTGTTCCTCTGTTGCAGTATATTTTTCTCTTTCCAAAATCGAACAGCTGAGCGTAACGGATTGCCGAAGAGTTGCTGAAATGGACATTATAATTTTCCGGGATGGTCTGTGATGCTTTATTAAAGAAATAAAAATCAGAGAAATCAACCTTATTCAGAAACTGCTGATGTCTGGTATCTTTTTTATCCCTTAAAACATCCCATAGGTTGAAATAAGGTCTCGGTTCAAGATTGATGAAATTTAGAAGCTTTGAAAAGAAAACTTCCGGTTTTACTTCAATTTTCTCCGTTAGGGAGAAATAGGTATCCGGCTGCCATACTTCATCCAGATGCCAGTGCTGTTTCGGGCGGGCTTTTCTTAAAAACTGTTTTACTTTTTTAGAAACTACATTCTGTCCTACCGTAATCAGAAGATCCGGAGCATACGTTTTATAATCTTCTTCCGTGAAATTAAAGATATAGCGGTCTATATGTCTGAAAAACTTTTCATGATAAAGATTGGAATTCGCTTCGCTTAAAACCACTACCGAATGATTTTTAACCAACTGTGTAAGCTGATTTTCAAGCTCAGGGCTATAATCCCTCGTCCCGACCAGAAGCATGATCCTTTGGGAGGTATGCCAGTCTGCAACAAGATTGGATGGAATCTCATAGTCTTTATGCTTGATGGTTTTTTCCACTGTAGGAAAAGCCGGAAGCTCAGAAACCAGTTCATATAAAGGTTCTTCTAAAGGAATATTGATATGTACGGGACCCTGCTTTTCAAAACAAAGCTCAATTGCTTTTTTAATGAGATCAAAATTAACATCTTCTGCCCCGTCTTTGCTGTCTTCCAAAAGCTGGAAATCACCGTAAGAATGCTGATGAAAAATATCCCTCTGTCTGATCGTCTGCCCGTCAAAGATATCAACAAAATCAGTCGGTCTGTCAGCACTCAGGATTAAAAGCGGAATATTCTGATAAAAAGCTTCGGTAACAGCCGGATAATAATTAGCCACAGCAGAACCACTGGTACAGGTAATTGCCACCGGTTTCTTCTCACTTTTTGCCATACCCATTCCAACAAAAGCCGCACTTCTTTCATCTACAATGCTGTAACAGTTGAAAGCATCAATCTCTGAAAAATGAATCGCCAAAGGAGCATTTCTTGATCCAGGAGAGATCACAACGTCCGAAATTCCGTACTGCTGAAGAAGATGGGCAAGTATCTGAATACTTCTCTTAGAAGAATATTTTTTCATACAGCAAATTTAAATGATAAATAATGATTTTAAAATCATTTGAATTAAAAAAAATGTAATTTTGCTATTCGTAAATTTCTAAAAATGGATAAAATACCTAGTGTAGACCTGCGTGATTTCCTTTCGGACAACCCGGAACGCAAACAGAAATTTGTAAATGAAATCGGAAAAGCTTATGAAGAAATTGGTTTTGTAGCCTTAAAAGGCCATTTTCTTGATGACAAACTAGTAGATGATTTATATGGAGAGGTAAAAAACTTTTTTGACCAACCAACGGAAACAAAACAGAAGTATGAAATTCCGGGAATTGGTGGCCAGAGAGGGTATGTAGGATTCGGTAAAGAAACTGCAAAAGGTTTCAAAAAAGGAGACTTAAAAGAGTTTTGGCACTTTGGACAGTATGTGTCTGATGATTCAAAATACAAAGCTGAGTATCCTGACAACGTAATCGTTGAAGAACTTCCAAGATTCAACGAGGTAGGTAAAGAAGCTTACCAGATGCTTGAAAAAACAGGCCAGTACGTACTGAGAGCATTGGCACTTCACCTTGGTCTGGATGAGTTTTACTTTGACGATAAGATCGCTGAAGGAAATTCTATTTTAAGACCTATCCATTATCCGCCAATCACAGAAGAACCGGATGATGCTGTAAGAGCAGCAGCACACGGAGACATCAACCTTATCACACTCCTAATGGGTGCTCAGGGTAAAGGACTTCAGGTTCAGAACCACAACGGGGAATGGATTGACGCCATCGCAGAACCGGATGAATTGATGATCAATGTTGGTGATATGCTTTCAAGACATACCAACAACAAACTGAAATCAACAATTCACAGAGTGGTAAACCCACCTAGAGAATTATGGGGAACTTCAAGATTCTCTATTCCCTTCTTCATGCACCCAATCAGTGCTATGTCTTTAAATGCCCTTGAAAACTGTGTGGATGAAAATAATCCAAAGTTATACGAGGACACAACAGCAGGAGAATTTCTGCATGAAAGACTGATAGAATTAGGTCTGATCAAAAAATAAATAATACAAAAAGTCAATAGCTGATCGTTAGTCGGTTTTCATAACCGCTGGTCAGTTATTGACTTTTATACTTCCTTTCTACAAGGTTCCTCTTAGCAGACTCCATCTGCGGTCAAGTTCTTTTTTTTCCAACAATTTTCACCCGGAAAACGTTTCAGAGAATTCTTCAACAGTACAAGAGAAGCAATTTCTGCCTAAAAATCAACCACTTACACTCAGTTATTCATCTAAAAAGGTAATAAATGACAGCGTAAAGCTTTATTACTATGATTTTTCAAACATTGATTAATTAAAAAGCTTTTTATTTAGCAAATGAAAAACATTTTTAATTATATTTACCATACTCTTAACTTTCAAATTAAAACAATATGAAAAATCTAAAAAAACTAAACAAAGGGCAGTTAAAAGGCATTTCTGGTGCTGGAATCACACGTCCTGAGCCAGACTTCTGCATGTATTACTGCAATGGCATGATTGTTTGTGCAACCTGCAGTGATGATTTTAAATGTCCTGAAGGAGATCCTACAATGTAAGACTCTGAAATATTGAAAATTATAACAGCCACCTTTTCTGTGAAACAGGTGGTTATTTTATTATACTGTAAAACCTCTCAGGCAACAGAAGAATAAAACATCAGTCAAACAACCTCAGCTGCTGATCTTTAGCTCCTGTAAAACCTGCTGTAGAAAGTTTAGGAAACGCTCCTCCATCAAAGAATTTTTTCCTTCCGATCTTAAACGTGTTATGAATCATTTCCGCAATATTACCCTCCCCTTTCTGCCTGTCAAAAAGTTTTTTCTCTCCTAATTTTCCACCACGCATAGAACGGATCAGGTTCAGCACTTTTTGCGCCCGGTCCGGGAAAGTTTTTTCGATCCACTGCACAAAAACAGGTTCAACAGTATCATTCAGCCTTACCAGGGTATAGCCGAAACTTTTAGCTCCTGCCTCCGAAATAGCTTTCAGAATTCCTAATGGCTCATCACTGTTCAGACCCGGAATAATGGGTGCTACCATAACATGCACAGGAATATGGTGTTCAGAAAGAATTTCAACTGCTTTCAGTTTATTCTGGGATGAGCTGGTTCTAGGCTCCATCTTTCGTCTGAGCTCTTCATTGATGGTGGGAATACTCAATGAGACAGAAACAAGATTTTGTTCTGCCAAAGGCTGTAGAATATCCAGATCTCTTAACACTAATGCATTTTTTGTCAGCACATTAACAGGGTGACGGTAATCAAGACACACCTTGAGTAATTTTCTTGTGATCTCAAATTGCCGTTCCGCAGGCTGGTAACAATCTGTATTTCCGGAAAGCAAAATTGGTGCAGGCTTATATCCTCTTTTCTGAAAAAATTTTTCAAGGAGTTCCGGAGCATTTTTCTTTACCATGATTTTTCTTTCAAAATCAATTCCGGCACTGTATCCCCAATATTCATGGGTTGGTCTTGCAAAACAATAAGAACAGCCATGCTCACATCCCTGATAAGGATTCATAGAATATTCCATCGGAAGGTCTTCACTTTTTACCTGATTGACGATTGTTTTTGGAAAAACTTCTGTGAAAGTTGTCTTCATTGTTTCGAAATCTTCATCCTCGGGCTCAAAAGTATACCTGTCGAAACGGTTGATTAAGTTTCGCTGAGCGCCTTGTCCTTTTATGAAATTTCCGTTCTGCATGATGGTGTAAAATTAGAATGGTTTTTTTATAAAATAATGAGTTTTAACACTAAAGTTATCCACAAAAAAATCCAGCCCTTTCAAAAGTGCTGGATTTAAACATAAATTAAATATATTCTTTTACTACTTCACTGCGTAAAATTCTACCCCATGGTATTCATCCTCCTGGTTCTTTTCATCAAAATGTCTGTGATAATCCGAATAGGTATCACTATATTTTTTATCTTTTTTAGTCAATATTTTTTTAATTCCTATAAAACTTAATACTGCCAAAAGTCCAACTCCTCCTGCCAGTAGAACTCCAACTTCTTTTTTCATATTTTGTCCGATTTATTGATTTACCTATTGCAAAAAGTGTACCTATTCTTTTTTTTCAAATTATAAATTTTGTTAACATTAGACTTTATCATCATCAAAAATGTAATCTGTTTTTTTATTAAATTTAGCAAAATAATGGTTTAATTATTGCACTACCCTTAAAAAATATTATTATGGAAAATTCAGAGAACTTTGACAGAATGACCACTTTAAGCCAGGTTATGAAAACATTGTCAGAAAGAGGAATACACAGGGAATTCAGAATGAACGAAAACTGTGAAATGAAGTTTGAAAATTCTGACACTATATACAAACCTTCTGATCTGACCATTTTAAAAACATACCGTTTTGAAGGCGACAGCAACCCTGACGACAGTGCTGTTTTATATGTAGTAAGGGACTATGCCGGAAACCGCGGCATGATTATCGACTCTTATGGCGCTGACAGCAATTATCCCGGTGAAAAGTTTGATGAATTTCTAAGAGATATTCCGGTTCAGGAAAGTGAAGAATACAATTTCTAGATCTATTTTTGACCATTACGTTTAAGATCTTGTCCCGAGGCTATTCCGCTTCGGGATTTTCTTTTTTCTTGAACACATTTCGTAAAAATCCTTTCTTCTCCTTTTTTTCCTCCTGAGGTTTAGGTGTTTCCTTTTTTCCTTTTTGGATCTCCTGCTTAATTTCCTTTACCGATTCTTTCATTTCCTTTACAGAAGAAACCGCATTTTTTACAGTCTTTTCCGTTTTATCAACATTCTTCCCAATCAGGGTTTTCTTCAGGCCCTGTTCAACTCCTTTCCAGAAAAGATTAAAGAATGACTTTGTAGGATCACGCTCTACCCCTTCCACATCAACAGCCTCTGGAAATTTACCGGAATTGGATTTCAGGAAGAGATTCGCCACCGCAGTTAAAACTCCCTTTTTCTCGTGATTATGCTTATTTAAAACAGCTATTTTCAGATCTTGATGTTTCAGGTTGAATGTACCATGCAGCCCGGCAGGGTTCCCTTTAAAGCTGAAGAGCATTTCCTGGATCGTCCCTGAAGTTGCGGTCACATGAAGGTAAGGCCTGATAAACGGATTAATTCCACTGGCCGGAAGATTGGACGTTTTTCCTGAGATCGCAAACGCATCATTCTGATCTGCCACATCAAAATTCCAGTTCACAGAAAGAGGAGCCAGATTCATAAATGAACAATTGATCTTAATATCAACACGGGTCGGCTTTCCTTTTGTTTTTGCTGAATTCAGGTTTTTAACATTCATATTAAAATTGCTGAATGTCAGCTTTCCTGGTCCAGCACTTTCAGGAGTATCTTCTTCATACACCAACACCGAGTTTTTCAGATCCAGATTATGAACCAAAACCGGAATTTTAACAGACCTCAATAGCTTTGAATACAAAGGTTTTACTTTAGGATCGTCTTTTGGAATCTTACTTCTGAAGATATTGGCATCTGCAGTCTGAATCGTCACATTAGATGCATTGATTGATTTTTGATTCGAAAATAAATCCCAGTTTCCATCTGCGGTGATCTGGGATGCTTTCAGATCATACAGATCCCGCTCCACTGGAATCATTCTGATAAACTGAGTTCTCGAAACGAGAGGCTTCATGGCAAAATTATTGATCTGGACTTTATTTTTATTCAGCTTAAGAAGCCCGACGCTTAAGTTATAAAATTCTGTTCTGTAAGTGAAATTTCGGGTGGTCAAGAAATAGTCCTTCACCTTAAGATCCAGTCCTTGGTTATTAGGCTTTGGTGTAATTTCAACAGCATTGACAGTTGCATTCAAATCATGAAATGCCAGCGGTTGTTTCCCTTTATCATAAACAATACTGGAGTTTTTAAAAGATATTTTCTGAATTTTCACAGACCCAATCATCCCAGGCCCTGTTTTTTTCTCTGGCTTATTTTCTCCGGCTTTAACAGTACCGTTGACATTTTCAATGAGCACACTCTTAAGATCCAGATTTAACTTCCTGTTGACAAACTCAAATTTATCAATATTAAATGCCACAAGATTGGTTTTCATATCCATTGTTGTTTTCCCGGTCGCCGCAGTTCCCGGTTTCAGCAGAATATTTCTGAGCTCTCCTCCTTTGGGATTTAATGCAATACTTCCGACTGTAAAATCCTGATGATTGGAGTATTGTATATTTTTTCCTGAAAACAGAAAATCTTTATAGCCTACCGGAATCACTTCTGATGCTGTGACCTTGTCAAATTTCAGCTGATTGATATTTAAATTAAGACTTTGAGCATATAATAATCTGTTCCCATCAGGTTTATTGATTTGTACGGAAGCATTATTAAGCTTTACACCATCCAGGTTAACTTCGAAATCGAGCTTTTTTTCTGATTTTTTCGGCTGAACTCCGGTATTATGAACGACAAGAACGGGATTTTGAAAATCAGCATTGCTCAGGGATATTTTATTTTTCCTCAGCACCACATCTTTGAAATCCATTTTAGAAATAGAAAATTCGAATAGTCTGGTTTTCTGAGGATAATACTTTTTAAACTGGTCAAAAGGCAATAGCGGAATCAGTCTGAAATTCCCAACTGACATCTGCCCGTCTGTTGTGCTGATCGTACTGATGGTGATGGCATACACATTATCCGGGCGAAAGAAAAAACGTTCTCCACTGATATTATAACGATCAAAGACAACGGGTAATCTATCTTCTACCGACTCTTCTGTCATCTGAAGATTTTCAACAAAC
This region of Chryseobacterium vaccae genomic DNA includes:
- a CDS encoding AsmA family protein, which translates into the protein MKKWVKRLLWGFGVLLVILLVANFGLNMWLKTQLPDYIKKNTNYKVSYKTLDIDLGTGNILASGITVNNKNPQNTDVIGLQGTIDTLKISRFGIYDALFNKKISSSDLLLANPNLNISLAKPVNKKTGKKRNPVSFENIRINNGTINIFKHTRQKFLSVQKLDLFVENLQMTEESVEDRLPVVFDRYNISGERFFFRPDNVYAITISTISTTDGQMSVGNFRLIPLLPFDQFKKYYPQKTRLFEFSISKMDFKDVVLRKNKISLSNADFQNPVLVVHNTGVQPKKSEKKLDFEVNLDGVKLNNASVQINKPDGNRLLYAQSLNLNINQLKFDKVTASEVIPVGYKDFLFSGKNIQYSNHQDFTVGSIALNPKGGELRNILLKPGTAATGKTTMDMKTNLVAFNIDKFEFVNRKLNLDLKSVLIENVNGTVKAGENKPEKKTGPGMIGSVKIQKISFKNSSIVYDKGKQPLAFHDLNATVNAVEITPKPNNQGLDLKVKDYFLTTRNFTYRTEFYNLSVGLLKLNKNKVQINNFAMKPLVSRTQFIRMIPVERDLYDLKASQITADGNWDLFSNQKSINASNVTIQTADANIFRSKIPKDDPKVKPLYSKLLRSVKIPVLVHNLDLKNSVLVYEEDTPESAGPGKLTFSNFNMNVKNLNSAKTKGKPTRVDIKINCSFMNLAPLSVNWNFDVADQNDAFAISGKTSNLPASGINPFIRPYLHVTATSGTIQEMLFSFKGNPAGLHGTFNLKHQDLKIAVLNKHNHEKKGVLTAVANLFLKSNSGKFPEAVDVEGVERDPTKSFFNLFWKGVEQGLKKTLIGKNVDKTEKTVKNAVSSVKEMKESVKEIKQEIQKGKKETPKPQEEKKEKKGFLRNVFKKKENPEAE
- a CDS encoding bacteriocin-like protein, yielding MKNLKKLNKGQLKGISGAGITRPEPDFCMYYCNGMIVCATCSDDFKCPEGDPTM
- a CDS encoding aminotransferase class IV; protein product: MSQFIESIKVEDQEIFLLELHQKRVNQTFTHFGKEGSIDLAKIFKNLQHDEDGLFKLRISYDLDKRVRTQMIPYAIPEIHDFQLVENNSFDYSFKFEDRKELDKMKMKSKAEEIIIVKNNHITDTSFSNILFLKGKDWFTPSSYLLNGVQRQNLLKQKKIKETEITLQNIKQFSHFQLINAMNDFDDMFIYPISRITNLPGNEEYLDL
- the menD gene encoding 2-succinyl-5-enolpyruvyl-6-hydroxy-3-cyclohexene-1-carboxylic-acid synthase, whose protein sequence is MKKYSSKRSIQILAHLLQQYGISDVVISPGSRNAPLAIHFSEIDAFNCYSIVDERSAAFVGMGMAKSEKKPVAITCTSGSAVANYYPAVTEAFYQNIPLLILSADRPTDFVDIFDGQTIRQRDIFHQHSYGDFQLLEDSKDGAEDVNFDLIKKAIELCFEKQGPVHINIPLEEPLYELVSELPAFPTVEKTIKHKDYEIPSNLVADWHTSQRIMLLVGTRDYSPELENQLTQLVKNHSVVVLSEANSNLYHEKFFRHIDRYIFNFTEEDYKTYAPDLLITVGQNVVSKKVKQFLRKARPKQHWHLDEVWQPDTYFSLTEKIEVKPEVFFSKLLNFINLEPRPYFNLWDVLRDKKDTRHQQFLNKVDFSDFYFFNKASQTIPENYNVHFSNSSAIRYAQLFDFGKRKIYCNRGTSGIDGCTSTAMGFAIKNANPTLLITGDLSFFYDINGLWNQYIPPFVRIIIFNNGEGNIFKIIPGPGNANPNTLDEFIATKHRKHAEHLAKHFGFSYIKVEDEPTLDRVLENFFKPDTQPKILEVNTYGKNSADVQKAYFEFMKGN
- a CDS encoding isopenicillin N synthase family dioxygenase, producing the protein MDKIPSVDLRDFLSDNPERKQKFVNEIGKAYEEIGFVALKGHFLDDKLVDDLYGEVKNFFDQPTETKQKYEIPGIGGQRGYVGFGKETAKGFKKGDLKEFWHFGQYVSDDSKYKAEYPDNVIVEELPRFNEVGKEAYQMLEKTGQYVLRALALHLGLDEFYFDDKIAEGNSILRPIHYPPITEEPDDAVRAAAHGDINLITLLMGAQGKGLQVQNHNGEWIDAIAEPDELMINVGDMLSRHTNNKLKSTIHRVVNPPRELWGTSRFSIPFFMHPISAMSLNALENCVDENNPKLYEDTTAGEFLHERLIELGLIKK
- a CDS encoding PA0069 family radical SAM protein → MQNGNFIKGQGAQRNLINRFDRYTFEPEDEDFETMKTTFTEVFPKTIVNQVKSEDLPMEYSMNPYQGCEHGCSYCFARPTHEYWGYSAGIDFERKIMVKKNAPELLEKFFQKRGYKPAPILLSGNTDCYQPAERQFEITRKLLKVCLDYRHPVNVLTKNALVLRDLDILQPLAEQNLVSVSLSIPTINEELRRKMEPRTSSSQNKLKAVEILSEHHIPVHVMVAPIIPGLNSDEPLGILKAISEAGAKSFGYTLVRLNDTVEPVFVQWIEKTFPDRAQKVLNLIRSMRGGKLGEKKLFDRQKGEGNIAEMIHNTFKIGRKKFFDGGAFPKLSTAGFTGAKDQQLRLFD
- a CDS encoding aminodeoxychorismate synthase component I; translation: MFSMNHQKFMKMDELSLQKVPYFFMIDFLSENIEIYTESEIEKPGLLIDFQTFSNTKRKPKLNKNIEWKSFPETLESFKIGFDKVQKNIRLGNSYLVNYTRKTEIQTNLSLEEIFYHSNAKYKVFYKDFFVFFSPETFVKIIDGKILTYPMKGTIDASIDNAAEVLKNDKKEKAEHYTVVDLLRNDLSMVADDVKVDQFQHIDLIKTWQKDLYAMSSEISGTIKPEFEGKTGSMMKKLLPAGSILGAPKPKTLEIILDAEGYDRGYYTGVCGWFDGKNLDSCVMIRFIEKEEDRLYFKSGGGITHMSRLEDEYQEMKNKIYVPIH